The genomic segment TTTGTTCAGTCCACATGGAACATCACCCTTTCATTTTTTATTATTAACGTCCTGTTAAAGTTAACAAAAACAATAAATCAGGAAATATGTAAAATTCATTTTAGCGAATAGCCCACACGCAACGACTCCATTGCGTTATGACCAGTTTCACTATTGTTGCAGAAAATCTTTTTTATCAAGATCCTCAGCCAATACAGGCTCACCAACATTGACGCTGCGAGTCAATGTTGCCCCAATTAAAGACTTCATATGCTTTGGATGTAAACCACTGCCATTACGCAAAACTTTAATATCCTCTTCACCTATCAGCTCACCGGCAGAGCGATCTCGGCAATAAAAAATTGAGCGGCGGCGAAGTTTATCTTGTTCAGACACACTGTAATTTACTTTACCTAAACATGATTCGACATTTCTGATCTGATTTACCATGTCACGAAACTCATCAGGCTCCATTGAAAAAGCAGAATCTGGGCCGCCATCATGTCTGTCTAATGTGAAGTGTTTTTCAATGATTCTGGCTCCCAGGCTCACAGCTGTCATCGGCACTAATGAGCCCATAGTGTGATCGGATAACCCAATCGGCACGTTAAACTTTTTCTGCATATCGGTGATCATATGAAGATTGGCATCGTTTAAGCTTGCAGGATATTGAGAGGTACATTTAAGTAAAGCAACATTAGTATTGCCTGCTTCGAAACAAGTCTTAAGCGCTAAATCAATGTCCTTATCATCCGCTACGCCTGTGGAAATAATCAGAGGTTTGCCTGTACGTGCGGCTTTATCAATGAGTGGAATGTGGTTAATTTCGAAAGAAGCAATTTTATAGTAAGGAACATTAAGTGTTTCAAGGAAATCCACACCCTCAAGATCAAACGGACTTGAGAAAAACGCCATACCCAATTCATGGGTAAGGGCTTGTAAAGGCTGATGC from the Shewanella japonica genome contains:
- the pseI gene encoding pseudaminic acid synthase; its protein translation is MTDWLPKKAIVIAELSANHNGSLQRACDTVRAMADSGADIVKVQTYRPESLCLDVDNDYFGKRKAGLWKGRTLWSLYQEAALPYEWHQPLQALTHELGMAFFSSPFDLEGVDFLETLNVPYYKIASFEINHIPLIDKAARTGKPLIISTGVADDKDIDLALKTCFEAGNTNVALLKCTSQYPASLNDANLHMITDMQKKFNVPIGLSDHTMGSLVPMTAVSLGARIIEKHFTLDRHDGGPDSAFSMEPDEFRDMVNQIRNVESCLGKVNYSVSEQDKLRRRSIFYCRDRSAGELIGEEDIKVLRNGSGLHPKHMKSLIGATLTRSVNVGEPVLAEDLDKKDFLQQ